The following coding sequences lie in one Chryseobacterium culicis genomic window:
- a CDS encoding cupin-like domain-containing protein, with protein MGIILKPIDVVDDISKEEFYEKYLKPRRPVVIKNMAKKWPAYQKWTMEYMKEVVGDVEVPLYDSSKADPSAPINSSAAKMKFGDYIDLIQREPTDLRIFLFDPIKFAPKLLEDYISPKELMGGFLDKYPNMFFGGKGSVTFLHFDIDMAHIFHTHFNGRKHILLFDYKWRERLYQIPYATYALEDYDIENPDFTKFPALDGVEGIECYLEHGDTLFMPTGWWHWMKYLDGSFSISLRAWDKSWAVKAHSLWNLTVQRKFDDIMKSNFKKSYMDWKEKMAIKRAEMALKRGLPR; from the coding sequence ATGGGAATAATTTTAAAGCCTATAGATGTTGTAGATGACATTTCGAAAGAAGAATTCTACGAAAAATATCTGAAGCCAAGAAGGCCCGTTGTCATCAAGAATATGGCAAAAAAATGGCCTGCTTATCAAAAATGGACGATGGAATATATGAAGGAAGTTGTAGGAGATGTAGAGGTTCCGCTATATGACAGCTCAAAGGCAGATCCTTCTGCTCCCATCAATTCTTCAGCCGCAAAAATGAAATTTGGAGATTATATAGATCTCATCCAGCGAGAGCCTACTGATCTCAGAATATTCCTTTTTGATCCTATAAAATTTGCTCCTAAACTTTTGGAAGATTATATTTCTCCTAAAGAACTCATGGGAGGTTTCCTTGATAAGTATCCTAATATGTTCTTTGGTGGTAAAGGATCTGTAACGTTCCTTCACTTTGATATTGATATGGCTCATATTTTCCATACCCACTTCAATGGAAGAAAGCATATTCTTCTTTTTGATTATAAATGGAGAGAAAGACTTTATCAGATTCCTTATGCAACCTATGCGCTTGAAGATTATGATATTGAAAACCCAGACTTTACAAAATTCCCGGCACTGGATGGTGTAGAAGGAATTGAATGTTACCTTGAACATGGAGATACACTGTTCATGCCTACAGGATGGTGGCACTGGATGAAATATCTGGATGGAAGTTTCTCTATTTCTTTAAGGGCTTGGGACAAATCATGGGCAGTAAAGGCTCATTCTTTATGGAATCTTACAGTACAGCGTAAGTTTGACGACATTATGAAGTCCAATTTCAAAAAGAGCTACATGGACTGGAAAGAGAAAATGGCAATTAAAAGAGCAGAAATGGCTTTGAAAAGAGGCTTACCAAGATAA
- a CDS encoding metallophosphoesterase family protein, with product MKKTLVIGDIHGGFKALQQVLERAEVTSDDQLIFLGDYVDGWSESAQIIQFLIELSEKQECIFIKGNHDAWCEDWLESGQKPDVWLFNGGKNTIESYKNYLPENLEQHLEFFQRMKNYHIDNQNRLFIHAGYASMHGPEKEVYSSNYRWDRTLWETAVAMDKKLQRNSELYPKRLLLYKEIFIGHTPTIDIGMTTPANKANIWNMDTGAAYTGSLSIMDIDSKQFWQSDLLPSLYPEENGRN from the coding sequence ATGAAAAAAACACTAGTAATAGGAGACATTCACGGAGGATTTAAAGCTTTACAGCAGGTTCTTGAAAGAGCAGAAGTGACATCGGATGATCAACTGATCTTCCTCGGAGATTATGTAGACGGATGGAGTGAATCTGCTCAAATTATACAGTTTTTAATAGAACTTTCCGAAAAACAGGAATGTATTTTCATCAAAGGAAATCATGATGCCTGGTGTGAAGATTGGCTGGAATCTGGGCAAAAACCTGATGTATGGCTCTTTAATGGAGGAAAAAATACCATTGAAAGTTATAAAAATTATCTCCCGGAAAACCTGGAGCAGCATCTGGAATTTTTTCAAAGGATGAAAAATTATCACATTGATAATCAGAACCGCCTGTTTATTCATGCCGGATATGCTTCTATGCACGGCCCTGAAAAAGAAGTCTATTCCAGCAATTACCGTTGGGACAGAACCCTATGGGAAACCGCCGTGGCAATGGATAAAAAACTGCAGAGAAATTCAGAATTATATCCTAAGAGACTGCTTTTGTACAAAGAAATATTTATCGGACATACTCCCACTATTGATATTGGAATGACAACGCCTGCCAACAAAGCCAATATCTGGAATATGGATACCGGAGCAGCCTATACCGGATCTTTATCTATCATGGATATTGATTCCAAACAATTCTGGCAAAGTGATCTGCTTCCCTCCTTATATCCTGAAGAAAATGGCAGAAATTGA
- a CDS encoding RNA 2'-phosphotransferase, with the protein MNEIEKKKISKFLSLILRHQPESIGLTLDENGWADIEELRGKSAKRRVYFTPEELDEVVETNNKKRFAFNEDKTMIRASQGHSIDIDLALETKQPPEFLYHGTAEANISSILEKGIEKRTRQHVHLSADKETATKVGMRHGKPVILTIRTGTMHQDGLSFYQSANGVWLTDFVDAKYISK; encoded by the coding sequence ATGAACGAAATAGAAAAGAAAAAAATAAGTAAATTTTTAAGCCTGATCCTACGTCATCAGCCAGAAAGCATAGGCCTTACGCTGGACGAAAACGGTTGGGCAGACATAGAAGAGCTGAGAGGAAAATCAGCCAAAAGACGAGTGTATTTCACTCCCGAAGAACTGGATGAGGTGGTAGAAACCAATAACAAAAAGCGTTTTGCTTTTAATGAAGATAAAACCATGATCAGAGCAAGTCAGGGGCATTCTATTGATATAGACCTGGCTTTGGAAACAAAACAGCCCCCTGAATTTCTTTATCATGGAACTGCTGAAGCCAATATCTCTTCCATTTTGGAAAAAGGAATTGAAAAAAGAACCCGTCAGCATGTACACTTAAGTGCTGATAAAGAGACTGCTACAAAGGTCGGAATGAGACACGGTAAACCTGTGATTCTTACCATCAGAACCGGAACAATGCATCAGGATGGATTATCTTTCTACCAGTCTGCAAACGGAGTCTGGCTTACAGACTTTGTAGATGCAAAATACATTTCGAAGTAA
- a CDS encoding ADP-ribosylglycohydrolase family protein, with amino-acid sequence MKNKVKAGIMGVCIGDALGVPVEFKKREDLKRFPVTKMLEYMSWNQPKGTWSDDSSLTLCLAEELTKRYDLEKIGQSFVKWNKYGHWTAHGRLFDIGGTTRHALARLIKGESARFSGNIFEEDNGNGSLMRILPLAFYLENEDDIQKLYLTVKEVSAITHGHFRSVFACFIYVLFVIELLKGKDKTEAYSYTQKTALKYADEQGFNPKEIELFNRVLINDISGYPEDEIKSGGYVLHSLEASLWCFLNSESYSEAVLKAVNLGEDTDTTGAITGGIAGIYYGFENIPQEWISELVRKDDIEKLSEKLNQKLMN; translated from the coding sequence ATGAAAAATAAAGTAAAAGCCGGAATCATGGGCGTTTGCATCGGAGATGCGCTTGGTGTTCCGGTAGAGTTTAAAAAGAGAGAAGATTTAAAACGTTTTCCGGTAACAAAAATGCTGGAATACATGTCCTGGAATCAACCCAAGGGAACCTGGAGTGATGACAGTTCTCTTACACTTTGTCTTGCTGAAGAACTTACCAAAAGGTATGATCTGGAAAAGATAGGACAAAGCTTTGTAAAATGGAATAAATATGGCCATTGGACCGCTCATGGAAGGCTTTTCGATATCGGAGGAACTACAAGGCACGCTTTGGCAAGATTAATCAAGGGAGAAAGTGCCAGATTTTCAGGAAATATTTTTGAAGAGGACAATGGGAACGGTTCTCTGATGAGAATTCTTCCTCTTGCTTTTTATCTTGAAAATGAAGATGACATACAGAAACTCTATCTTACGGTAAAAGAAGTCTCAGCAATAACTCATGGTCATTTTCGTTCGGTTTTTGCTTGTTTCATCTATGTACTTTTTGTGATCGAATTATTAAAAGGTAAGGACAAAACAGAAGCATATAGCTATACACAAAAGACAGCGTTAAAATATGCTGATGAACAGGGTTTTAACCCAAAAGAAATTGAACTTTTTAATAGAGTTTTAATAAATGATATTTCCGGATATCCTGAAGATGAAATCAAAAGTGGAGGCTATGTTCTTCACAGCCTGGAAGCCTCACTATGGTGTTTTCTCAACTCAGAAAGCTATTCAGAAGCTGTTTTGAAAGCGGTAAACCTAGGAGAAGATACCGATACCACCGGAGCAATCACAGGAGGTATTGCAGGTATTTATTATGGATTTGAAAATATTCCGCAGGAATGGATTTCAGAGCTGGTGAGAAAGGATGATATTGAAAAATTGAGTGAGAAATTAAACCAAAAATTAATGAATTAA
- a CDS encoding SIR2 family NAD-dependent protein deacylase, with protein sequence MKKLTILSGAGISAESGIKTFRDGDGLWENHNVTDVASPEGWRKDRALVLEFYNQRRRQLHEVQPNEAHHLLAELEKHFDVQIITQNIDDLHERAGSTNILHIHGELFKSCSCNNKSLIYEQKEDIKIGDKAEDGAQLRPFIVWFGEDVPLYQNAREIVKDSDILLVIGTSLQVYPAAGLIHDIKDDCLLIVINPNETGFGYGQRAVVMKETATQGMKLLFDKLVNLA encoded by the coding sequence ATGAAAAAACTAACCATATTAAGCGGCGCAGGAATCAGTGCCGAAAGCGGAATAAAAACCTTCAGAGACGGAGACGGTCTTTGGGAAAATCATAATGTAACAGATGTGGCAAGTCCGGAAGGATGGCGAAAAGACAGAGCTTTGGTGCTGGAATTTTACAACCAGAGAAGACGCCAGCTTCACGAAGTACAGCCCAACGAAGCCCATCACTTACTGGCAGAACTGGAAAAACATTTTGATGTTCAGATCATTACCCAAAATATTGATGATCTTCACGAAAGGGCAGGATCTACCAACATCCTTCACATCCACGGAGAATTGTTCAAATCATGCTCATGCAACAATAAAAGTCTGATTTATGAACAAAAAGAAGATATCAAAATTGGGGACAAAGCTGAAGATGGAGCACAATTAAGACCATTTATCGTTTGGTTCGGAGAAGATGTTCCTTTGTATCAGAACGCAAGAGAAATCGTGAAAGATTCAGATATTTTACTGGTTATCGGGACATCTTTACAGGTATATCCTGCAGCCGGACTGATTCATGACATCAAGGATGACTGCCTTTTAATTGTTATCAATCCCAATGAAACAGGATTTGGATATGGACAGAGAGCGGTTGTAATGAAAGAAACAGCAACCCAGGGAATGAAATTATTATTTGACAAACTGGTCAATCTTGCCTAA
- a CDS encoding O-acetyl-ADP-ribose deacetylase — protein MKIELIKGDITKIKSDAIVNAANSSLLGGGGVDGAIHRAGGIDILDECRRIRNRQGKCNIGEAVVTTAGNLSAKYVIHTVGPVWNGHEEKESKLLANCYHNSLKLAESLDVKTIAFPNISTGVYRFPKELAGKIAVDEVRNFKSEVIEKVIFVCFDDENELIYKKLLD, from the coding sequence ATGAAAATTGAATTAATAAAAGGAGATATCACGAAGATCAAATCCGATGCAATTGTTAATGCAGCCAATTCATCCTTACTTGGCGGAGGCGGAGTAGATGGAGCTATTCACAGAGCGGGAGGTATAGATATATTGGATGAATGCAGAAGGATCAGAAACAGACAAGGTAAATGCAATATCGGAGAAGCTGTCGTAACAACAGCAGGAAATCTTTCTGCAAAATATGTTATTCATACAGTAGGTCCGGTTTGGAATGGTCATGAAGAAAAAGAATCAAAACTTCTGGCAAACTGTTATCATAATTCCTTAAAATTAGCAGAAAGCCTTGATGTGAAAACCATTGCTTTTCCTAATATCAGTACTGGTGTTTACCGATTTCCAAAAGAACTGGCAGGAAAAATTGCTGTCGATGAGGTCAGAAACTTTAAGTCAGAGGTCATTGAGAAAGTTATTTTTGTTTGCTTTGATGATGAAAATGAATTGATTTACAAAAAACTATTAGATTAA
- a CDS encoding DUF4291 domain-containing protein — translation MNIKLKKYKEQLEDWPQEGHHIMAQYDDEKIIVYQSYRKEIGEFAVKNQFFGEGFSLERMTWIKPNFLWMMYRNGWGRKEDQEYVLAIHLKKDAFRKYLENAVYSSYNEKNGVSKEEWQNQVKESSVRLQWDPDHDPFGNKQERRAIQIGLRNEFTRSFAKDDILLIENISDFVKDQYQFVLNDDLDNLIIPEEKPLVFDDEVLNKKLNLR, via the coding sequence ATGAATATCAAACTAAAAAAATATAAAGAACAACTAGAGGATTGGCCTCAAGAAGGACATCACATCATGGCTCAGTATGATGATGAGAAAATTATAGTGTATCAATCCTATAGAAAAGAAATAGGAGAATTTGCTGTTAAAAACCAATTCTTTGGTGAAGGGTTCAGCCTCGAAAGAATGACCTGGATAAAACCTAATTTTCTTTGGATGATGTACCGCAATGGATGGGGTAGAAAAGAAGATCAGGAATATGTTTTGGCTATTCATTTGAAAAAAGATGCTTTCAGAAAATATCTGGAAAATGCAGTATATTCATCTTATAATGAAAAGAATGGAGTCTCCAAAGAGGAATGGCAGAATCAGGTGAAAGAATCCTCAGTGAGATTGCAATGGGATCCTGATCATGATCCTTTTGGAAATAAACAAGAAAGAAGAGCAATACAGATCGGTTTGAGGAATGAATTTACCAGATCTTTTGCTAAAGATGATATTCTTCTCATTGAAAATATTTCAGATTTTGTGAAAGATCAGTATCAGTTTGTCCTCAATGATGATTTGGATAATTTGATCATTCCTGAAGAAAAACCATTAGTATTTGATGATGAGGTGTTAAACAAAAAACTTAATTTAAGATGA
- a CDS encoding TIGR02452 family protein, which produces MTNKGMAKDTLDILAKKYYINEHNEKITIENELEISKKETVLFTPEQLSQMKDSPMLATGFETQFETWKSSSLKAILQLAEEENQEKLMCLNFASAKNPGGGFINGAEAQEESLARTSGLYESLLQAWDYYTTHRAMESCFYTDTMIYSPKVPVFRKDKGELLPKPVLCNFITSPAVNAGVVKRQEPEREHEILEAIDLRMDKMLSLALQQGNEVLILGAWGCGVFKNDPKEIAGLFRKHLQGKYKNKFKRVVFAVLSRKEKMLKPFEEIQ; this is translated from the coding sequence ATGACAAATAAAGGAATGGCAAAAGATACCTTAGATATCCTGGCCAAAAAATATTATATCAACGAACACAACGAAAAAATAACTATAGAAAACGAACTGGAAATCAGCAAAAAAGAAACCGTTCTTTTCACTCCGGAGCAACTTTCTCAAATGAAAGATTCCCCGATGCTAGCGACCGGTTTTGAAACTCAATTTGAAACCTGGAAATCCAGTTCTTTAAAAGCAATACTACAATTAGCCGAAGAAGAAAATCAGGAAAAACTTATGTGCCTGAATTTTGCATCAGCAAAAAATCCCGGAGGTGGATTTATCAATGGAGCGGAAGCACAGGAAGAAAGTCTGGCAAGAACTTCCGGATTGTATGAAAGTCTCCTTCAGGCGTGGGATTATTATACGACTCACCGCGCGATGGAATCCTGTTTTTATACTGATACAATGATTTACAGTCCCAAAGTTCCGGTTTTCCGGAAAGATAAAGGAGAATTGCTTCCTAAGCCTGTGCTGTGTAACTTCATTACCTCTCCGGCAGTTAATGCAGGCGTGGTAAAACGTCAGGAACCGGAAAGAGAACATGAAATCCTTGAGGCAATAGATCTAAGAATGGATAAAATGCTTTCGCTTGCTTTACAACAAGGAAATGAAGTCTTGATTTTAGGTGCCTGGGGATGTGGTGTTTTCAAAAATGATCCAAAAGAAATTGCAGGATTATTCAGGAAGCATCTTCAGGGAAAATATAAAAATAAATTTAAAAGAGTGGTTTTTGCAGTGCTTAGCAGGAAAGAAAAAATGCTGAAACCATTCGAGGAGATACAATGA
- a CDS encoding ADP-ribosylation/crystallin J1, protein MKTITLYRPVGEKEMILIIESGFKKFPPRLDWQPIFYPVLNEEYASEIAEKWNTRDEAGNYLGFVTQFDVLEEVADQYPAQNVGARNHNELWVPSEELENFNKAIVGNIKITKVFIGDDFEKTENAELEELMINIKN, encoded by the coding sequence AGAGATGATCTTAATTATAGAAAGTGGATTTAAAAAATTTCCTCCAAGATTGGATTGGCAGCCCATTTTCTATCCTGTACTTAATGAAGAGTATGCTTCTGAGATTGCTGAAAAATGGAATACCAGAGATGAAGCCGGAAACTATCTTGGTTTTGTAACCCAGTTTGATGTATTAGAAGAAGTAGCAGATCAATATCCTGCACAGAATGTAGGGGCAAGAAACCATAATGAACTTTGGGTTCCTTCAGAAGAACTGGAGAACTTTAATAAAGCTATTGTAGGCAACATTAAAATAACCAAAGTATTTATAGGAGATGATTTTGAAAAGACAGAAAATGCTGAACTGGAAGAGCTGATGATTAACATTAAAAACTAA